The Polypterus senegalus isolate Bchr_013 chromosome 10, ASM1683550v1, whole genome shotgun sequence genomic interval attATCTTGGGGCAGTTGGGGCAAAATGTTACATCATTCCTCACTTTTTCATTGTATATGTATAGTCCTGACATTTGTGAGGGATGATTAAAAATCCAGAACTGAAAAGGAGTATTCCACAGTACTGTTTTATAAGGGGCCATAGATTAGTTCCTGTGAAGTAAAATTTGTGAATGAAAAGTTTCTAGCATCTGTGGTTTACATGGTGTAAATGTAGTGTTTCAATATAAAGTCAACAAGGGAGCAGCAAACCAGAAAATTCAGTATTGAAGCATTATTGAATTTCGAATTCAAGCACAAACTTCACTTTTGTAGATTCATTCTTGAGTAGTCAATATGTACAGAGATTGACTGTAGAATTGCATCATGGGAGGATGTCTCTCACAGGTGACACAATATCTGCCAGCATGTATCATCTAAGACAGAAGAAAATGTTATCAAAGAATGATTCTGTGTAAGATGGTAGACACTGAAGAGGTTAGTTTTGGTTTAATTGAATCCATTCCTcatgaacaattaaacatgagCAAGGTTTGTGTAGGGCAGGTGCCCAGAATACTGACCACTAAAATAAAGATTCATCATTTCTAGTTTTGAAATAAATTGAGATTTGGAGCAACAGACTCCAAAATGCACAGTCAGAATAATGGAAACATAAGGGATTCTTCAAACACCAAACAAGTTCAAGGTTCAAGTCAGTGCCATCAAGATCATATGAACATTTTTTACAACTGTGGGTGTAGTCTAAAATGACTACATGCTGAAACAGCCCGACGTAACCAttcaatattttgttgatttaCTTTGTAAATGATCAAGAAAAGCTATAAGCTATTCTCTAGCTTCACAAGATTCCCCTGCTCACAAAATCTGCTCTGTGAGATTCAGCACCTGTGTGGAATGGCTTCTCCACTGTGCCAATGATGAAGACATCAAGTCTAATATAAGAGTGGTTGCGTAAGCAAGACAAAACAATTTATTTGAGTGTCATCGAAAAACTTCTTCAACATTATAGCAAGTATATTAGTATTAATGAGAttatgctgaaaaataaaacttagtTTTAGTAGTGTTTCTTAAGGTGTAAAAAGGTTTCTTGTTCTTTAAAGCTGGTTCATCCTATTAATTAAATATGGTGTTTCATCGGAAGCCTAATGTGGGTTATGCCCCAGTAACCATTGTTATTTTGCatctgtgtgcattttttatcatttagaagagactgttttggttttttttttgtagcttttttattattttgagttagtttatcttttaatttgtcttttgtttctgaGACCAGGTTTTGCATCACATAATCTCATTCATCACGTCAGTTATGTCAGCGGTAACAAGGTATAAATAGAGTCACAGTGCCAGCTTGTGTTGTCCATGTTTTggattcaaaaaagaaaactttttcaaCATGGGACACCTAATGCTagattctttttcatttgggagCCCTTTTTGCCTCTGACTTGAACTCTCATTTTGTCTCTAGGGTCTTGGTTGCCTATTTTGATTTGTTCTTCCTGGTTCAGACTTGGTTTGACCCTAACTATGATTCTCATTATCCTTTTATTCTGctgtttattttccctttttctcacAGTGATCCCTGGAGACACTGTCTCATTGCAGGTTATTGACGTTAAACTTTAAATGGAATGCAGAAGCTACAGTCTTTACAGATCTTTCTAGTTTGCTTTGTGAGTACTGTCCTACACAGTGAAGAAGAATTTATTAAAACTGTACATTTCACACTTTATCCTTAAAAGAGCccaagaccatccatccattttctgaacctgctctCCCACATTGTGAAGAAGAATTtattaaaactgtacattttacacTTTATCCTTAAAAGAGCccaagaccatccatccattttctgatgaaTATCCAAAACAGGTTGTGTGGATACTAAAACAAAACCTGCATCTTACGAAAACAGTTGTTTACAGTAATTCGTCCACTTGGCATTGCTTGCCTTTGGGGTAATTTTCACCCCATGTTCACATAAATTTTCTCCTGGTATtccagcttcctcccacatcccaaagacaggcAGATTAAATTAAATGGAGACTTCTAAAATGTTCTAGTATGAGTTAAAGAGTGggtgtcagtgtttgtgtttgtgaGCTCTACGATAGACAGCCATGTTATTAGAATTTTGTTTCTACCTTGCACACAGCTCTGCCATGATAGACTCCAGTTTCCTGCACCATGTGTTGGGCTAGCAGGTTAAGGAAATGGACAGCTAATGCCTAGAACAAGACTCTCATACTTCGATCCACAAAAGGCCTGgctgttaatttattttcttatgcAGCTTATGTTGTTTACACAGTTCATTCTGTACTTTTAAATAAGAGAAATGTTTAACAGCTGTTCTATGCATAGCCTTTGTTGTACTGatcttataataaaaattatgctAGGGTTGTGGTATACCACCAACTAGCTTAAAGCCTTCCATTTAAGGGAAACATCTGCCAAAGCCTGCTTTTTTAGAGAAACAGTACCATCAGCATTTTTGAAAACTGTAATATATAATTCATGTACCCTTCATCAATGCCAGTGCTATTTTGCTAACATTTATATTCCTTGAGAAGACCGGTGCAATGCCAGAATTAAATATAGTTGGTTCTGTCTTTCAGGAATGGTTGTAGAACACAGAAATGCAGAAGAAAGCATCACCAAGGACAATGAATCAACAGAAGCAGAGGCAAATGTCCCAGTTTGCCTTCCTGAAGACAGCCTACAGTATGAGAAGGACAGCAGTTCTGAAAGCTCAGAAGACGGCTTGCTAAATGAAGAAAGCCTGGAGCTAAAGGAGGAACTTGATGGATCTGATGATATTCTGAAGACCaatattatttgtgtttctgatgtGTATCTTGAACCAATGGAGACTTCAGAGTCGGTGACATCTGTTCTTGCAGATTCCTGTACCTTAGAGCATGAATCATGCTCTAGGCAGGCTTTAACCTTGGAGGATGATAAAGCACATTCTTGCTTGGTTACAAATGCTGAGGATGCTAAGCCTGAAGTTGATGACATAGAAGAAGAGTGCCATATTGCTGTTGAAGAAGGAGCTAAATCATTTTCAGAGGAAATACTAAGTTCCTTAGAAGGTTCATTTTCATTATTGCACAGAGCAGAACCTGAGGCAGAAATTCAAAAGGAACACACCAGCACTGAGTTGTTGGAGGATGTCACCAAATCACCTGACAGTTTTTGTAGTTTAGAAGACAATTATTGTCCCAATCTTTCCCTATTGGTTGTTGAGGACCCCCTCAATGAAGACCAAGGACAGCAGGAAGATATTTTAACTGAACATGCTGACACGGATGATGGGAATATTTTGGAAGACAGATCCTCTGGTAAACACCACAAGGAATCTGAAGAAATCAATGTTTCAAGCAATTTATTGGATGAAAATAATGTAATGCTCACTGATAAAACATGTGAGGAATCATGTGATTCCCATGGTGAGATGGGTAGGGACAGAGATCAGAATGAGGACAGTACTGATCCTGTCTCCACACATGAGATTTTATTGCCAGAAGAACATCCAACCAGTGATCCTTCAGAAGCCATAACAACTAACTCAAGCCAGGAATCCTCAACAGCAGATGAGCTATctttaaagatttgttcaaaGCCTGAACTTACAGACACAGAAAAGGAGGAACAAGAGACAGTTGTCATAACGGGCCATTCAGAGGCTCTGAAAAGGACCCCCAGCAAAATCAGGTTCACCATTGCTCCTGCTTGGCAGAGGTCTTTTTCAGGGAGTGGTCAACAGAAGGACCCCACCAACACTTCACCCATTATGCCAGAACAGTTTGAAGGAGTCCAAAATGATGACATAGATTTCCATGAACATGGTCTCTTCTCTAGATAGCTCACCTTCCTGTGCAACTGAAGTCAAAGATGACCCAAACACCATCCAGCCTGCAGTGTGTCCACCTTCTAAAGTAATGCCCAGCAATGAGTCACAGAGCAGTGAAAACCGTTTTGGTATCAAACTTAGAAGGACGTCAGGTTTATTAAAATACAATCCTGAGCCCTCATCTGAACCAGCCACGTCTCCCGCCTCATCAACAACAAAGGGTGCTTCAAGTGGTAGCAGACCACTTCTGCCTAAAAAGCCCGACCTGTCAACAGATAAGTCAGGTAAGTCAACAGGTTTATGTAGTCAAACATTAATGAGTTATGTTTTTTAAGGAAAGTGGACTCACAATTAGCtaagtctttttaaaaataatactgaCAGTCTCTGTGGTATGCAGTCAGGAAGGAAATATTAAAGATACTGGAATACTCGCCATGTTGTATAGTGAtgcatccattttaaaataaagagaataaGACACATCCTATTGAACTGAGGGTGTTTGTCTACAATATACTCATCAGAGggtcttttacaaaataaaacaaagctctTAAACATTCCTAGATGGTTTGTGTTCATCAGTTTTGTTGGATTGTAAGAATGCAGTCCTAAGgcataataagaaaataagaagtATTACCAGATATACTCTTCTTGCTCATTTGGTTAACTAAATGATCTAGTTACATTGTGTTTTCAGATCCTGAAAAAGGCCAACTGAATTGCACTCCTTCCAAAGGTTAGGTCTTTTTCCTACTAGAGAGGGGTGTTTCCATTTGACCTTTCTTTGGGCGAGTTCCCTGAGGGAAATCATTTCAGATGCAACCACTTAGAAAGGAGGGTTTTAGAGAAACACAACAACATGGAGAACAAAAATATCAGCCCTCCTTTAATGTGTAAGCAGCTTTGATAGCCCTCACCATGGAAAGCATCTGAATAATAAGAAAGAAATATGATGGCATGGACTGAGTTTAATGAATATGGGGTGACGCCTTCCTCGGTTCAGTTTATTTGTAACAAACTGTTTGAAGTAGAGTGCAATGACGTAGTAGATGAGGGTTTCTAGAGCTCCCAGTGGACGAAAGATTTACTGATTTTGTAATCCATGACTCATTCTTACTttgtttaattcattcatttccctactttaaatttacttttctaacagaaaactggaaaaatttcTATCTTATGTCATATTTCCTCATATTTAACTATtctatatttttgcttttatgcagaattttataatattttatagtaTGAAATACACATTATttgtaaaagtccaaaataacttttttaaacacataggagaattttgaatttagACACCAAGGATAAAGAGCTGATTTAATTGAattggaaattaaataaaaaagcaagattGACTAAACCAGTGCTAGAGCTTCAATAGTCACTATAATCTTGCGCTCGGTGTTTTACCGTATAGGCAGAAGATTCCTAAGTGTTCcttattatatatatgtaatttatttttgattctaAGCATAGGTGAGCTAGCAAACAGAACAAGTGTGTATGAGCCAAGCTTAATGGACTGAGAGGGTCTCCATTCGTTTGTCAATTTTCTTACGTTCTTATGTACATGTTATGATGGTCAGTAACTCTGTTAATGGAGCATAGAACTGGGTAATTTCAGTTAACTGAGAGGACCGTCTGCACTAGTTGGAGTTTACCTTTCTAGAAATTCTGTAACTAGACACTTGttcccttttgtcttttttttgtgttgGTTACAGGTAGTCTCACTGAagctatacatatatatgtctgaAGATAACCATGAATGAATCATGCTTACAACTGGGGGTAATAATTAGAtgactcactgagtgtcacacttctaaaccaatccaatgcctcatgaaggcggTGCCCAAAGTAGGggcagtgattttgaactgcaaagatcagaggtgctttTATTGACACAGTCTAAC includes:
- the zgc:66433 gene encoding capping protein inhibiting regulator of actin dynamics isoform X2, with translation MAGFYNCLRGKNDSDIMASGPSEVDPHQAQPDTSEECPGKKKSKFQTFKNFFAKKKRKTPATSSGDSLLKQSQSSDDVNAPDQPKVQTTLQYEMGSKVSLGNKALSHDSVFISDAPSSENTESLVSSQDNLPGKVKTLQLQLQQAIRMGSPSAVIACKKAEDAGALSEDDGLPRSPPEISTLHTVLMDTATGSSNPAPRNSSVSLDGTDSEDEQMSLETSSRPGSPMSPSILLTPTSPSSLSLVADFSAPASPLACLDNSAAKHRINVKHKARIKRKPASREILGSCEKKDSSGTVPQTDEQVPIHLSSGEEGMVVEHRNAEESITKDNESTEAEANVPVCLPEDSLQYEKDSSSESSEDGLLNEESLELKEELDGSDDILKTNIICVSDVYLEPMETSESVTSVLADSCTLEHESCSRQALTLEDDKAHSCLVTNAEDAKPEVDDIEEECHIAVEEGAKSFSEEILSSLEGSFSLLHRAEPEAEIQKEHTSTELLEDVTKSPDSFCSLEDNYCPNLSLLVVEDPLNEDQGQQEDILTEHADTDDGNILEDRSSGKHHKESEEINVSSNLLDENNVMLTDKTCEESCDSHGEMGRDRDQNEDSTDPVSTHEILLPEEHPTSDPSEAITTNSSQESSTADELSLKICSKPELTDTEKEEQETVVITGHSEALKRTPSKIRFTIAPAWQRSFSGSGQQKDPTNTSPIMPEQFEGVQNDDIDFHEHGLFSR
- the zgc:66433 gene encoding capping protein inhibiting regulator of actin dynamics isoform X4 yields the protein MASGPSEVDPHQAQPDTSEECPGKKKSKFQTFKNFFAKKKRKTPATSSGDSLLKQSQSSDDVNAPDQPKVQTTLQYEMGSKVSLGNKALSHDSVFISDAPSSENTESLVSSQDNLPGKVKTLQLQLQQAIRMGSPSAVIACKKAEDAGALSEDDGLPRSPPEISTLHTVLMDTATGSSNPAPRNSSVSLDGTDSEDEQMSLETSSRPGSPMSPSILLTPTSPSSLSLVADFSAPASPLACLDNSAAKHRINVKHKARIKRKPASREILGSCEKKDSSGTVPQTDEQVPIHLSSGEEGMVVEHRNAEESITKDNESTEAEANVPVCLPEDSLQYEKDSSSESSEDGLLNEESLELKEELDGSDDILKTNIICVSDVYLEPMETSESVTSVLADSCTLEHESCSRQALTLEDDKAHSCLVTNAEDAKPEVDDIEEECHIAVEEGAKSFSEEILSSLEGSFSLLHRAEPEAEIQKEHTSTELLEDVTKSPDSFCSLEDNYCPNLSLLVVEDPLNEDQGQQEDILTEHADTDDGNILEDRSSGKHHKESEEINVSSNLLDENNVMLTDKTCEESCDSHGEMGRDRDQNEDSTDPVSTHEILLPEEHPTSDPSEAITTNSSQESSTADELSLKICSKPELTDTEKEEQETVVITGHSEALKRTPSKIRFTIAPAWQRSFSGSGQQKDPTNTSPIMPEQFEGVQNDDIDFHEHGLFSR
- the zgc:66433 gene encoding capping protein inhibiting regulator of actin dynamics isoform X3, with the translated sequence MFQNSPHALYWGQHRTAGRPASDSDIMASGPSEVDPHQAQPDTSEECPGKKKSKFQTFKNFFAKKKRKTPATSSGDSLLKQSQSSDDVNAPDQPKVQTTLQYEMGSKVSLGNKALSHDSVFISDAPSSENTESLVSSQDNLPGKVKTLQLQLQQAIRMGSPSAVIACKKAEDAGALSEDDGLPRSPPEISTLHTVLMDTATGMSLETSSRPGSPMSPSILLTPTSPSSLSLVADFSAPASPLACLDNSAAKHRINVKHKARIKRKPASREILGSCEKKDSSGTVPQTDEQVPIHLSSGEEGMVVEHRNAEESITKDNESTEAEANVPVCLPEDSLQYEKDSSSESSEDGLLNEESLELKEELDGSDDILKTNIICVSDVYLEPMETSESVTSVLADSCTLEHESCSRQALTLEDDKAHSCLVTNAEDAKPEVDDIEEECHIAVEEGAKSFSEEILSSLEGSFSLLHRAEPEAEIQKEHTSTELLEDVTKSPDSFCSLEDNYCPNLSLLVVEDPLNEDQGQQEDILTEHADTDDGNILEDRSSGKHHKESEEINVSSNLLDENNVMLTDKTCEESCDSHGEMGRDRDQNEDSTDPVSTHEILLPEEHPTSDPSEAITTNSSQESSTADELSLKICSKPELTDTEKEEQETVVITGHSEALKRTPSKIRFTIAPAWQRSFSGSGQQKDPTNTSPIMPEQFEGVQNDDIDFHEHGLFSR
- the zgc:66433 gene encoding capping protein inhibiting regulator of actin dynamics isoform X1, which encodes MFQNSPHALYWGQHRTAGRPASDSDIMASGPSEVDPHQAQPDTSEECPGKKKSKFQTFKNFFAKKKRKTPATSSGDSLLKQSQSSDDVNAPDQPKVQTTLQYEMGSKVSLGNKALSHDSVFISDAPSSENTESLVSSQDNLPGKVKTLQLQLQQAIRMGSPSAVIACKKAEDAGALSEDDGLPRSPPEISTLHTVLMDTATGSSNPAPRNSSVSLDGTDSEDEQMSLETSSRPGSPMSPSILLTPTSPSSLSLVADFSAPASPLACLDNSAAKHRINVKHKARIKRKPASREILGSCEKKDSSGTVPQTDEQVPIHLSSGEEGMVVEHRNAEESITKDNESTEAEANVPVCLPEDSLQYEKDSSSESSEDGLLNEESLELKEELDGSDDILKTNIICVSDVYLEPMETSESVTSVLADSCTLEHESCSRQALTLEDDKAHSCLVTNAEDAKPEVDDIEEECHIAVEEGAKSFSEEILSSLEGSFSLLHRAEPEAEIQKEHTSTELLEDVTKSPDSFCSLEDNYCPNLSLLVVEDPLNEDQGQQEDILTEHADTDDGNILEDRSSGKHHKESEEINVSSNLLDENNVMLTDKTCEESCDSHGEMGRDRDQNEDSTDPVSTHEILLPEEHPTSDPSEAITTNSSQESSTADELSLKICSKPELTDTEKEEQETVVITGHSEALKRTPSKIRFTIAPAWQRSFSGSGQQKDPTNTSPIMPEQFEGVQNDDIDFHEHGLFSR